From a single Nissabacter sp. SGAir0207 genomic region:
- a CDS encoding toll/interleukin-1 receptor domain-containing protein: MIKCFLSHSSKDKNHYVRKVASLIRKEVRIFDEETFEKGMPTIDEIYRGLDETSLFILFISEHSLKSPWVQKEIIEAEDKILNNDLKIFYPIIIDENISHRDERLPLWMKEKINIQLISKPEVAARKINSRLIELSWRIHPRLKERKQIFVGRNEKIKQIEERIDDFSMPSPTVIICSGLQSIGRKTLLNHSLAKANIVREYYEFPTISLSSQDSIEDFILKINDLGFTEVAKIADVIKGSIEEKIELGKKLSETIQREDERVLIEDNGVLVQGDGKIVDWFVEIVNKISKKEYLTFIVASRNRVNLSINREHPFFYALSLAELEQNERNGLLKRYAEFEKLTLNREDISFFADILTGYPEQVFFAVDTIKEKGINETKKQSHIIQQYGADKAKIVLDYFKDDNDTLDLIYLISRFEFISYGLLFEIVDEKKYAPFLDKLFRSSVCERVGSTPDYFRISEVIRDYVSRNNFGKSSIFEKKIREHINSFMEQMKNESENYDISDYLFSAQESLKNGDKVPDSLLIPSVFVKTIRQLYNEKKNYQDALVLANRILVKEKTIHQNTISQVRYIKCQCLARLKDSEFFSEVRKLNEPDASFLHGFYYRLAGNFSKAFDSLSRALEKGRRDPKVLSELILVHMLNEEYDLAYNLAKENYENRPSNPINANNYFTCLISRDKNQENLKVLKSIIQRLEIDSSPRAQEMLESARARLIAYFDSNEEESLSIIDEAILSFPDVTYPALTKAEISAHFNNKVKLKEAIDHLDKIQRKYSSSLRTSAKYKAVLLAMEGQIERAKAMVLKELSGLSKNSQDRLLEKLKIHYENNK, encoded by the coding sequence ATGATAAAGTGCTTTCTTTCACACAGTTCTAAAGACAAAAATCATTATGTCAGGAAAGTAGCTAGCCTCATTAGAAAAGAAGTAAGAATATTTGACGAAGAAACGTTTGAAAAAGGAATGCCTACTATTGATGAAATATATAGAGGACTTGATGAAACCTCGTTATTTATTCTTTTTATCTCAGAGCACTCTTTAAAATCTCCGTGGGTTCAAAAAGAGATAATAGAAGCTGAAGATAAAATATTAAATAATGATCTAAAAATATTCTACCCAATCATAATTGATGAAAACATAAGCCATCGCGATGAAAGATTACCGCTATGGATGAAGGAAAAAATAAATATACAACTCATATCAAAACCGGAAGTGGCAGCAAGAAAAATAAACTCTCGGCTTATCGAGTTATCATGGAGAATACATCCAAGACTTAAAGAGCGAAAACAAATTTTCGTCGGAAGAAACGAGAAGATAAAACAGATTGAAGAAAGAATAGATGACTTTTCCATGCCATCACCTACAGTTATAATCTGTTCAGGATTGCAATCCATAGGCAGGAAGACATTATTAAATCATTCCCTAGCCAAGGCAAACATAGTCAGAGAGTATTACGAATTCCCAACAATCTCATTATCGTCGCAAGATAGCATCGAAGACTTCATCTTGAAGATAAACGATCTAGGTTTTACCGAAGTTGCAAAAATAGCGGATGTAATAAAAGGTAGCATCGAAGAAAAAATCGAGTTAGGAAAAAAATTATCTGAAACAATTCAGCGAGAAGATGAAAGAGTTCTTATTGAAGACAACGGGGTATTAGTTCAAGGTGATGGAAAAATTGTAGATTGGTTTGTAGAAATCGTAAACAAGATAAGTAAAAAAGAATACTTAACATTTATTGTAGCCAGCCGAAATAGAGTGAACTTATCAATAAATAGAGAACATCCTTTCTTCTATGCATTGTCCCTTGCAGAGTTAGAGCAAAACGAAAGGAACGGATTACTTAAAAGATATGCTGAATTCGAGAAGCTAACACTAAATCGAGAAGATATATCTTTTTTTGCAGATATCCTCACTGGATACCCTGAACAAGTTTTTTTTGCAGTGGATACTATTAAAGAAAAAGGTATAAATGAAACAAAAAAACAGTCGCACATTATACAGCAATATGGCGCAGATAAGGCAAAAATAGTTTTAGATTATTTCAAGGATGATAATGATACTCTTGACCTTATTTATTTGATATCAAGGTTTGAATTTATAAGCTATGGGCTACTATTTGAAATAGTAGATGAAAAAAAATATGCCCCTTTTCTTGATAAGCTTTTCCGTTCTTCTGTATGTGAAAGAGTTGGCTCTACCCCAGATTATTTTCGCATCAGTGAAGTAATTCGCGATTATGTCAGTAGAAATAATTTTGGAAAAAGTAGTATATTTGAAAAAAAGATTAGAGAGCATATAAACTCTTTTATGGAACAGATGAAAAATGAATCTGAGAATTATGACATCTCTGACTATTTATTCTCAGCACAAGAGAGTTTAAAAAATGGTGATAAAGTTCCTGACAGTCTTCTAATACCATCCGTATTTGTTAAAACCATAAGGCAACTTTATAATGAAAAGAAAAATTACCAAGATGCTTTAGTACTAGCCAATAGAATATTGGTTAAGGAAAAAACAATTCATCAAAATACAATCTCTCAAGTAAGATATATTAAGTGTCAATGCTTAGCTCGGCTGAAAGATAGTGAGTTCTTTTCAGAAGTTAGGAAACTAAACGAGCCTGATGCATCATTTTTACATGGTTTTTATTATCGTTTAGCAGGGAATTTTTCAAAAGCCTTTGACTCTCTGAGTAGAGCTTTAGAAAAAGGGAGACGTGACCCAAAAGTTTTAAGTGAATTAATATTGGTACACATGCTTAACGAAGAATATGATCTCGCATATAACCTGGCAAAAGAAAACTATGAAAACCGCCCAAGTAATCCTATAAATGCCAATAACTATTTCACATGTTTGATTTCCAGAGATAAAAACCAAGAAAACTTAAAAGTATTAAAGTCTATAATTCAAAGGCTTGAAATTGACTCTTCACCTAGAGCGCAAGAGATGTTGGAATCAGCGAGAGCTAGACTTATAGCTTATTTTGATTCAAATGAAGAGGAAAGTTTGTCTATAATAGATGAAGCAATCCTTTCTTTCCCTGATGTCACATATCCAGCATTAACTAAAGCAGAAATATCTGCTCATTTTAACAATAAGGTAAAACTTAAAGAAGCGATTGACCATTTAGATAAAATTCAGCGAAAATACTCCTCATCTTTACGTACTAGCGCTAAATATAAAGCAGTATTACTAGCAATGGAAGGACAGATTGAAAGAGCCAAAGCCATGGTTCTTAAAGAATTAAGCGGACTTTCAAAAAATTCCCAAGATAGACTGTTAGAAAAGCTAAAGATCCATTATGAAAATAATAAATAA
- a CDS encoding SDR family oxidoreductase, producing the protein MVDQTRVVVVTGGTAGVGRATARHFAQKGYQVAVLARSEEGLQETVAELEAFGHKALGLPVDVADAEQVEQAAEQIEQTLGPIEVWVNVAMNTVVAPVVETTAEEYKRVTEVTYLGAVNGTLAALKRMRARNRGTIVQTGSALAYRSIPLQSAYCAAKAAIRGFTDSLRSELIHDKSRIRLSMVQLPGINTPQFEWSRNKLDHRVQPVPPIYQPEVAARAIFDAAQRAPREIWLGKATLQSIVGNMFFPGLLDKLLAKQAYSGQMTEEPEDQARPDYLYEPVVNLHRTHGRFNENAKQRAISVDSNLFGVAAVTLLGVGIAALTCGRKRRR; encoded by the coding sequence ATGGTTGATCAAACACGTGTTGTTGTAGTGACGGGCGGAACGGCCGGCGTGGGTCGCGCCACTGCACGCCATTTTGCACAGAAGGGGTATCAGGTGGCGGTGCTCGCCCGCAGCGAGGAGGGGCTACAGGAGACCGTGGCTGAATTGGAAGCTTTTGGCCACAAGGCGCTGGGGTTGCCAGTAGACGTCGCGGACGCCGAGCAGGTGGAGCAGGCCGCCGAGCAGATCGAGCAGACGCTGGGGCCGATTGAGGTCTGGGTGAACGTGGCGATGAACACCGTGGTGGCACCCGTGGTGGAGACGACGGCGGAAGAGTACAAGCGTGTCACCGAGGTGACCTATCTGGGAGCGGTGAACGGCACGCTGGCCGCACTGAAACGGATGCGCGCCCGCAACCGTGGCACCATTGTGCAGACTGGCTCGGCGCTGGCCTACCGCTCCATCCCACTGCAATCTGCCTATTGCGCGGCGAAGGCTGCCATTCGCGGCTTTACCGACTCACTGCGCAGTGAGCTGATCCATGACAAGAGCCGCATTCGCCTGAGCATGGTGCAACTGCCCGGCATCAACACCCCGCAGTTTGAGTGGTCGCGCAACAAATTAGATCACCGGGTGCAGCCAGTACCGCCCATCTACCAGCCCGAAGTGGCCGCCAGAGCAATCTTTGACGCCGCCCAGCGCGCGCCGCGCGAAATCTGGCTGGGCAAGGCGACGCTGCAATCCATCGTCGGCAATATGTTCTTCCCCGGCCTGTTGGATAAATTGCTGGCGAAACAGGCTTACAGCGGCCAGATGACCGAAGAGCCGGAAGATCAGGCTCGCCCGGACTACCTCTATGAGCCGGTGGTCAATTTGCACCGCACCCACGGCCGCTTTAATGAAAATGCCAAACAGCGCGCCATTTCCGTCGACTCCAACCTGTTTGGCGTCGCCGCCGTTACTTTGCTCGGTGTCGGCATCGCCGCCCTGACCTGCGGCCGCAAACGCCGCCGCTGA